Proteins from one Devosia chinhatensis genomic window:
- a CDS encoding L,D-transpeptidase family protein — protein MSASFFHRLGAFVILVWLAVGLAACSSFVKGGDNRHNIPLSSTLVAALRSIDSSPGAGMVVRIFKKEEVLEVWKRSSSGQYRLLKTYEICSYSGDLGPKFKEGDRQSPEGFYTISPGLMNPKSAYYLAFNTGFPNKFDRSHGRTGSNLMVHGDCKSVGCYAMTDAGIAEIYALARETFKGGNPSFQLQIFPFRMTTANLAQEATNPHFDFWKNIKDGYDYFELTKTPPVWDVCEQRYIFNPATNAPLDALGACPPVVANAAVTARQQADNAALANQADAIRKAAERQVAEQEAVRQRGAAVSGFFSGIGSVFGGTPAQPAIATPVMNGDPASMPTPESQRP, from the coding sequence GTGTCTGCATCCTTCTTCCACCGCCTTGGCGCCTTTGTGATTCTGGTCTGGCTGGCTGTTGGGCTCGCCGCCTGTTCCAGCTTCGTCAAGGGCGGCGACAATCGCCACAATATCCCCCTGTCCAGCACTCTGGTCGCGGCGTTGCGCAGCATCGATTCATCGCCCGGCGCGGGCATGGTGGTGCGGATTTTCAAGAAGGAAGAAGTGCTCGAGGTGTGGAAGCGCTCGAGTTCGGGACAATATCGTCTGCTCAAGACTTACGAAATCTGCTCCTACTCTGGCGATCTTGGCCCCAAGTTCAAGGAAGGCGATCGACAGAGTCCGGAGGGCTTTTATACGATCTCACCCGGCCTGATGAACCCGAAATCGGCCTATTACCTGGCTTTCAATACGGGCTTTCCAAACAAGTTCGACCGCTCTCACGGACGTACCGGCTCAAATCTGATGGTTCATGGCGATTGCAAGTCCGTGGGCTGTTACGCCATGACCGATGCTGGCATAGCCGAGATTTACGCGCTGGCCCGCGAGACCTTCAAGGGTGGCAATCCAAGCTTCCAGCTGCAGATTTTCCCCTTTCGCATGACCACGGCCAATCTTGCCCAGGAGGCAACCAACCCGCATTTCGATTTCTGGAAGAACATCAAGGACGGCTATGATTATTTCGAGCTGACAAAGACTCCTCCGGTCTGGGACGTGTGCGAACAGCGCTACATCTTCAATCCAGCCACCAATGCTCCCCTCGACGCTTTGGGCGCCTGTCCCCCGGTCGTCGCCAATGCTGCGGTAACCGCCAGGCAGCAGGCTGACAATGCCGCCCTCGCCAATCAGGCCGACGCCATCCGCAAGGCGGCAGAGAGACAGGTCGCCGAGCAGGAGGCGGTCCGACAACGCGGCGCAGCGGTGAGCGGCTTCTTCTCGGGCATTGGCTCAGTGTTCGGCGGCACCCCCGCTCAACCCGCTATCGCCACGCCAGTGATGAACGGCGATCCTGCCAGCATGCCGACGCCGGAGAGCCAGCGACCGTGA
- the aroB gene encoding 3-dehydroquinate synthase, producing MTAIDHVVHVALGERAYDILIGPGLIAEAGKILAERFPGRRYGIVTDDNVARTQLPLLVAGLEAAGLDYAVITVPAGEGTKSYQMLESVVEGLLAARLERGDLVIALGGGVIGDLAGFAASITRRGMDFIQMPTSLLAQVDSSVGGKTGINSPHGKNLVGAFHQPLLVLADLSALDTLDRRQFAAGYAEVAKYGLIDDPEFFDWLDAHLDEIFSGGPARGEAVARCCAHKARVVIEDEKEQGVRALLNLGHTFGHALEKDTGYSDRLLHGEGVSIGMVLAHRYSTRQGLAPGQDAGRVEAHLKRAGLPTTLGDIAGTLGSTDTLMAAIAQDKKVQRGALTFILTRGIGQAFIEKNVDPATIRSFLDEMRGQ from the coding sequence ATGACTGCAATCGACCACGTAGTTCACGTCGCGCTCGGCGAGCGGGCCTATGATATCCTGATCGGGCCCGGACTTATCGCCGAGGCCGGCAAAATCCTCGCCGAGCGCTTTCCCGGCCGCCGTTACGGCATCGTCACCGACGATAATGTGGCACGCACGCAATTACCACTTCTTGTCGCGGGGCTCGAGGCCGCCGGGCTCGACTATGCCGTCATCACCGTACCTGCCGGTGAAGGCACCAAAAGCTATCAAATGCTGGAAAGTGTGGTGGAGGGGCTGCTTGCCGCACGGCTCGAGCGCGGCGACCTGGTGATCGCCCTGGGCGGGGGTGTCATCGGGGACCTGGCGGGCTTTGCCGCCTCCATCACGCGGCGCGGCATGGATTTTATCCAGATGCCGACCTCGCTTCTGGCGCAGGTAGACTCCTCCGTTGGCGGTAAGACCGGCATCAATTCGCCGCATGGCAAAAATCTGGTGGGCGCCTTTCATCAACCTCTGCTCGTGCTCGCCGATCTTTCTGCGCTCGATACGCTTGATCGACGTCAATTTGCAGCAGGTTACGCGGAAGTTGCCAAATATGGCCTGATCGACGACCCTGAATTCTTCGACTGGCTCGATGCTCATCTCGACGAGATCTTCTCGGGTGGCCCGGCGCGCGGCGAGGCGGTGGCTCGCTGCTGCGCACACAAGGCCAGGGTGGTCATCGAAGACGAAAAAGAACAAGGCGTTCGGGCCTTGCTCAATCTCGGCCACACATTCGGGCATGCTCTGGAAAAAGACACTGGATATTCCGACAGGCTGCTGCATGGAGAGGGGGTCAGTATCGGAATGGTGCTGGCTCACCGCTATTCGACCCGGCAGGGTCTGGCCCCCGGCCAGGATGCCGGACGGGTCGAAGCGCACTTGAAGCGTGCCGGTCTGCCCACCACATTGGGCGACATTGCCGGGACGCTCGGTTCCACCGATACCCTGATGGCCGCTATCGCGCAGGACAAGAAGGTCCAGCGCGGCGCCCTTACTTTCATTCTTACGCGCGGTATCGGTCAGGCCTTCATCGAGAAAAATGTCGATCCGGCAACTATCCGCTCCTTCCTTGATGAAATGCGAGGCCAATGA
- the secA gene encoding preprotein translocase subunit SecA: MALAALARKIFGTPSDRQVKQYQGKVAAINALEPELAKLSDDALKSRTAEFKAQLEQGAKLDDLIVPAFATVREASKRALGMRHFDTQLIGGMVMNDRSIAEMRTGEGKTLVATLPMYLNALTGKGAHLVTVNDYLVKRDASWMGQIYGFLGLTTGTIVPGLSDTERKAAYACDITYGTNNELGFDYLRDNMKYTRAQMVQRGHEFAIVDEVDSILIDEARTPLIISGPAEDRSDLYMKMDALMPIIGEGDFELDEKHRAATFTDQGVEKLEAALAEAQLLKGGSMYDVENVILVHHANSALRAHKLFRRDKDYIVRNDEVVIIDEFSGRMMPGRRYSEGLHQALEAKEHVKIQAENQTLASITFQNYFRLYKKLAGMTGTAATEAEEFADIYGLGVTTVPTNLPVQRIDEDDAIYRTAAEKFDAIADLIKECQDRGQPVLVGTTSIEKSEMLADILRTKNVGHMNVLNARHHEQEAFIVADAGLPGAITIATNMAGRGTDIQLGGNLEMRIQKEADGLEGEAREAKIAEIKAKIAEDKQKALAAGGLMVIGTERHESRRIDNQLRGRSGRQGDPGHSKFYLSLQDDLMRIFPIESMDSMLGKLGLEQGESITHPWVTKAIERAQGKVESRNFDIRKNILKYDDVMNDQRKVIFEQRLEFMDAEDVSETITEMRHGVVESVVSRSIPPRSYPEQWNTEQLQAAAKTYLNIDIPAADWAAEEGIDAEVVEDRIREASDALIAAKEEKYSATIMRQVEKSILLQSVDGLWREHLVMLDHLSKVVGWRGIAQRDPLNEYKQEAYELFQAMLGNLRELVTTQLSHIELQLRQPEPPPAPDMSRLTETHIDPTTGENDALGDDVASIDGLPPVDPKLLQGVSRNAPCPCGSGKKFKHCHGAFA; encoded by the coding sequence ATGGCACTTGCTGCGCTTGCCCGAAAAATTTTCGGGACACCGTCAGACAGGCAGGTCAAGCAATACCAGGGCAAGGTGGCCGCGATCAACGCGCTCGAGCCCGAACTGGCCAAGCTCAGCGACGATGCGCTCAAGTCTCGCACCGCCGAGTTCAAGGCACAACTCGAGCAGGGCGCCAAGCTCGACGACCTGATCGTTCCGGCCTTCGCCACGGTGCGCGAGGCCTCCAAGCGAGCCTTGGGCATGCGGCATTTCGACACCCAGCTGATCGGCGGCATGGTGATGAACGACCGCTCGATCGCCGAAATGCGTACCGGCGAAGGCAAGACCCTCGTTGCCACCCTGCCGATGTATCTCAACGCTCTCACCGGCAAGGGCGCACATCTGGTGACGGTCAACGATTACCTCGTCAAGCGCGACGCATCCTGGATGGGCCAGATCTATGGCTTTCTGGGCCTGACCACCGGCACCATCGTGCCCGGACTCTCCGACACGGAGCGCAAGGCTGCCTATGCCTGCGACATCACCTACGGCACCAATAACGAGCTCGGCTTCGACTATCTGCGCGACAACATGAAATATACGCGCGCCCAGATGGTTCAGCGCGGCCATGAATTCGCGATCGTCGACGAAGTGGACTCCATCCTCATCGACGAAGCGCGCACGCCTTTGATCATTTCCGGCCCCGCCGAGGATCGCTCCGACCTCTACATGAAGATGGACGCCCTGATGCCCATCATTGGCGAGGGCGATTTCGAGCTGGACGAGAAGCATCGCGCCGCCACCTTCACAGACCAAGGTGTCGAAAAGCTCGAGGCCGCTCTGGCCGAGGCACAGCTGCTCAAGGGCGGCTCCATGTACGACGTGGAAAACGTCATCCTTGTGCACCACGCCAATTCCGCGCTGCGCGCCCACAAGCTGTTCCGCCGCGACAAGGATTACATTGTCCGCAACGACGAAGTGGTCATCATCGATGAGTTCTCCGGCCGCATGATGCCGGGCCGCCGCTATTCGGAAGGCCTGCATCAGGCTCTAGAGGCCAAGGAACACGTCAAGATCCAGGCCGAAAACCAGACCCTGGCGTCCATTACCTTCCAGAACTATTTCCGTCTCTACAAGAAGCTTGCCGGCATGACCGGCACCGCGGCGACAGAGGCCGAAGAATTCGCCGACATCTATGGCTTGGGCGTCACGACCGTGCCGACCAACCTGCCGGTGCAACGTATCGACGAAGATGACGCCATCTACCGCACGGCGGCCGAAAAATTCGACGCCATCGCCGACCTGATCAAGGAATGCCAGGATCGCGGCCAGCCCGTTCTGGTGGGCACGACCTCGATCGAAAAGTCCGAAATGCTCGCCGATATCCTGCGGACCAAGAATGTTGGCCACATGAACGTGCTCAATGCCCGTCATCACGAGCAGGAGGCCTTCATCGTCGCCGATGCCGGCCTGCCGGGTGCCATCACCATCGCCACCAACATGGCCGGCCGCGGCACTGACATCCAGCTGGGCGGAAATCTTGAAATGCGCATTCAGAAAGAGGCCGATGGCCTTGAAGGGGAAGCGCGTGAAGCCAAGATTGCCGAAATCAAGGCCAAGATTGCCGAGGACAAGCAGAAGGCCCTGGCCGCTGGCGGCCTGATGGTCATCGGCACCGAGCGCCATGAATCGCGCCGCATCGACAACCAGCTGCGCGGCCGTTCCGGTCGCCAGGGCGATCCCGGCCATTCCAAGTTCTACCTGTCGCTTCAGGACGACCTGATGCGCATCTTCCCCATCGAAAGCATGGATTCCATGCTTGGCAAGTTGGGGCTCGAACAGGGTGAGAGCATCACCCATCCCTGGGTGACCAAAGCTATCGAACGCGCCCAGGGTAAAGTCGAGTCGCGCAATTTCGACATCCGCAAGAACATCCTCAAATACGACGACGTGATGAACGATCAGCGCAAGGTGATCTTCGAACAGCGTCTTGAATTCATGGATGCCGAGGACGTCAGCGAGACCATCACCGAGATGCGTCATGGCGTGGTCGAAAGTGTCGTATCGCGGTCCATTCCGCCCCGCTCCTATCCCGAGCAGTGGAATACCGAGCAATTGCAGGCCGCGGCCAAGACCTATCTCAACATCGATATCCCGGCCGCCGATTGGGCTGCCGAGGAAGGCATTGATGCCGAGGTGGTCGAGGACCGTATCCGCGAGGCGTCCGACGCCTTGATTGCCGCCAAGGAAGAGAAATATTCCGCCACCATCATGCGTCAGGTGGAAAAGTCCATCCTGCTGCAATCGGTGGACGGGCTCTGGCGCGAGCATCTTGTCATGCTCGACCATCTCTCCAAGGTCGTTGGCTGGCGCGGTATCGCCCAGCGCGATCCGCTCAACGAATACAAGCAGGAGGCCTATGAGCTGTTCCAGGCCATGCTGGGCAATCTGCGCGAATTGGTCACCACCCAGCTCAGTCATATCGAATTGCAACTGCGCCAGCCCGAGCCGCCCCCGGCTCCGGATATGAGCCGGCTGACGGAGACCCATATCGACCCCACGACGGGAGAGAACGATGCGCTTGGCGACGATGTCGCGAGCATCGATGGGCTGCCCCCGGTAGACCCCAAGCTGTTGCAGGGCGTTTCACGCAACGCGCCGTGCCCCTGCGGCTCGGGAAAGAAATTCAAGCATTGCCACGGCGCTTTTGCCTGA
- a CDS encoding site-specific tyrosine recombinase XerD: MSGGHLIAAFLEMMSAERGAAANTLDAYGRDLADYSAFVTARGQSLLNCPRETVLAWLDDLKAQGLSASSSARRLSAIRQFHKFLCADNLRGDDPTRIVSSPKTRRPLPKVLSVSEVDRLLALAEAEAETADSAAQQVSARRLYVLLEMLYATGLRVSELVSLRRAAVMRDASFLTVTGKGNKERIVPMNDRARDAIRIWLKDLPPGPYLFPAKGEDGYLSRQVFARDLKALAARAGISTARVAPHVLRHAFASHLLAGGADLRVVQMLLGHADISTTQIYTHVLDEKLRNLVETHHPLANG; the protein is encoded by the coding sequence ATGAGCGGCGGCCACCTCATCGCGGCCTTTCTCGAGATGATGAGCGCCGAGCGGGGCGCAGCGGCCAATACGCTCGACGCTTATGGCAGAGACCTCGCAGATTACTCGGCCTTCGTGACCGCACGAGGCCAGTCGCTGCTCAATTGCCCTCGCGAAACGGTCCTCGCCTGGCTGGATGACCTAAAGGCCCAGGGGCTGTCGGCATCGTCGTCCGCAAGACGACTTTCGGCCATCCGCCAATTCCATAAATTTCTCTGTGCCGACAATCTGCGTGGTGACGATCCGACCCGGATCGTTTCGAGTCCCAAGACGCGCCGCCCGCTGCCAAAGGTGCTGTCCGTAAGCGAAGTCGACCGTTTGTTGGCCCTGGCGGAAGCCGAGGCCGAAACGGCGGATAGCGCCGCGCAGCAAGTGTCGGCGCGACGCCTCTATGTCCTGCTTGAAATGCTCTACGCCACGGGCCTGCGCGTTTCCGAGTTGGTGAGCCTGCGGCGGGCCGCCGTCATGCGGGATGCGTCCTTCCTCACTGTGACCGGCAAGGGCAACAAGGAGCGCATCGTGCCCATGAACGATCGCGCCCGTGATGCCATCCGCATCTGGCTCAAGGATCTGCCGCCTGGCCCCTACCTGTTCCCGGCAAAAGGAGAGGATGGCTATCTGTCCCGGCAGGTCTTCGCCCGCGATCTCAAGGCATTGGCCGCGCGCGCCGGCATCTCCACGGCGAGGGTCGCACCACACGTCCTGCGCCACGCTTTTGCCAGCCATCTTCTGGCAGGAGGTGCCGATCTGCGCGTCGTGCAGATGCTGCTTGGCCACGCCGATATTTCTACCACCCAAATCTATACGCACGTTCTGGACGAAAAGCTGCGCAATCTGGTGGAGACTCATCATCCTTTGGCCAATGGATGA
- a CDS encoding acetyl-CoA carboxylase carboxyltransferase subunit alpha translates to MQSYLDFEKPVADLEAKIVELKSLAANDSAVSIDEEVNRLSARADEALVEIYRKLTPWQKTQVARHPQRPHFSDYVKSLITEWQPLAGDRKFGEDAALQAGFGRFNGEPVAILGQEKGNSTETRLKHNFGMANPEGYRKAVRIMEMADRFSIPVISFVDTAGAYPGIGAEERGQAEAIARSTEKGLELGVANLAIIIGEGGSGGAIAIATANRVLMLENAIYSVISPEAGASILFRDAGRAQDMATAQKITAQDLLGFGVIDAIIPEPAGGAHRHHGAIMDSARAAIAGFLKDFSGKSRLETREHRREKFLAIGTNL, encoded by the coding sequence ATGCAGTCTTATCTCGATTTTGAAAAGCCGGTTGCCGATCTCGAAGCAAAGATCGTGGAACTCAAGTCCCTTGCGGCCAACGATTCGGCCGTGTCCATCGACGAGGAAGTCAACCGCCTCTCCGCGCGTGCCGACGAGGCGCTGGTCGAGATTTACCGCAAGCTGACCCCCTGGCAGAAGACCCAGGTCGCCCGCCATCCGCAACGGCCGCATTTCTCCGACTATGTGAAGTCGCTGATCACCGAATGGCAACCCCTCGCCGGTGACCGCAAGTTCGGTGAAGACGCCGCGCTACAGGCAGGATTTGGCCGCTTCAACGGCGAGCCGGTCGCCATTCTGGGCCAGGAAAAGGGCAATTCCACCGAAACCCGCCTCAAGCATAATTTCGGCATGGCCAATCCGGAAGGCTATCGCAAGGCGGTTCGCATCATGGAAATGGCGGACCGATTCTCTATTCCGGTGATTTCCTTTGTCGATACGGCCGGCGCCTATCCAGGCATCGGCGCTGAAGAGCGCGGTCAGGCCGAGGCCATTGCGCGCTCCACCGAGAAGGGTCTCGAACTGGGCGTTGCCAATCTCGCCATCATCATCGGCGAAGGCGGCTCGGGCGGCGCGATTGCCATTGCCACGGCCAATCGCGTGCTCATGCTCGAAAACGCCATTTACTCGGTGATTTCCCCCGAAGCTGGCGCCTCGATCCTGTTCCGGGATGCGGGCCGGGCTCAGGATATGGCGACAGCCCAAAAGATCACCGCCCAGGACCTCCTGGGCTTTGGCGTCATCGACGCCATTATCCCCGAGCCGGCCGGTGGGGCCCATCGTCACCATGGCGCGATCATGGATTCCGCACGCGCGGCAATTGCCGGCTTCCTCAAGGATTTCAGCGGAAAGTCGCGGCTCGAAACGCGGGAACATCGCCGCGAAAAATTTCTGGCCATCGGCACCAATCTATAG
- a CDS encoding shikimate kinase → MSRTDGGSRQGRARALAKRLAEKPLVLVGMMGAGKTTVGRRLASRLGRQFVDSDEEIERAAQMTIPEIFEQRGEAEFRAGEMRVIARLLKETNIVLATGGGAFANAETRGLVKAEALSVWLKADVDVLFERVSRRANRPLLRTANPRATLEALVAERYPIYAEADVTVLSRDVPQDDVTGDVIAAVLAHLKQSQDRS, encoded by the coding sequence GTGAGCAGGACGGACGGCGGATCGCGGCAGGGCCGCGCTCGGGCATTGGCCAAGAGGCTTGCCGAAAAGCCGCTTGTGCTTGTGGGAATGATGGGAGCAGGCAAGACCACGGTCGGTCGCCGCCTGGCCAGCCGGCTCGGCCGTCAATTCGTCGACAGCGACGAAGAGATCGAACGCGCGGCGCAGATGACCATCCCGGAGATATTTGAACAGCGTGGCGAGGCCGAGTTCCGTGCCGGCGAAATGCGGGTCATTGCCCGGCTGCTTAAGGAAACCAATATCGTGCTGGCAACGGGCGGCGGAGCGTTCGCCAATGCCGAGACACGCGGCCTGGTCAAGGCCGAGGCTTTATCCGTCTGGCTCAAGGCCGACGTGGATGTGCTGTTCGAACGCGTGTCGCGGCGCGCCAATCGGCCGTTGCTGCGGACCGCCAACCCGCGCGCCACGCTCGAGGCCCTCGTCGCCGAACGCTATCCCATCTATGCCGAGGCCGATGTCACGGTGCTCAGCCGTGACGTGCCGCAGGACGATGTGACGGGTGACGTGATCGCTGCGGTGCTCGCCCATCTCAAGCAAAGCCAGGACCGCTCATGA
- a CDS encoding peptidylprolyl isomerase yields the protein MLTSSLRMLRTFGFAALMATTTIGGAMAQTEAAANPDTVVATVGDEVITEGDLTFAAEDMAQDLAQMPPEERRAFLVRILIDMKVMSKAARDAGMDQTEVFAQRQKYLEERALRRAYFNEAIAGAVTEEAARAEYDAFVAQFQPEDEVRASHILVETEERANELKTEIDNGADFAELARENSIDPGAANGGDLGFFGQGMMVQPFEEAAFALAEPGDVSAPVQSQFGWHIIKLEEKRQSAPPTFEQVAPQIQNQLLMRSFSEKVDALMAGVEINIEDAELKAKFDAQEAAEAGAAAEVDAAGEPAAQ from the coding sequence ATGTTGACTTCGAGCCTGCGCATGCTGCGCACATTCGGTTTTGCCGCTCTGATGGCCACTACCACGATCGGTGGCGCCATGGCGCAGACAGAGGCGGCTGCCAATCCGGATACAGTCGTGGCCACGGTGGGCGACGAGGTGATCACCGAGGGCGACCTGACCTTTGCAGCCGAAGACATGGCGCAGGACCTGGCACAGATGCCGCCTGAAGAGCGCCGTGCCTTTCTCGTTCGCATCCTCATCGACATGAAGGTCATGTCCAAGGCGGCCCGCGATGCCGGCATGGACCAGACAGAGGTCTTTGCCCAGCGTCAGAAATATCTCGAAGAGCGGGCGCTGCGCCGCGCCTATTTCAATGAAGCCATCGCCGGTGCCGTGACAGAAGAAGCGGCCCGGGCCGAGTATGATGCCTTCGTCGCGCAGTTCCAGCCGGAAGATGAAGTGCGCGCAAGCCATATCCTCGTGGAAACCGAGGAGAGGGCGAACGAACTCAAGACCGAGATCGACAATGGTGCCGACTTTGCCGAGCTGGCCCGCGAGAATTCCATCGATCCGGGTGCCGCCAATGGTGGTGACCTTGGCTTTTTCGGCCAGGGCATGATGGTGCAGCCCTTCGAGGAAGCCGCCTTCGCGCTCGCAGAACCTGGCGATGTTTCCGCGCCGGTCCAGTCCCAGTTTGGCTGGCATATCATCAAGCTCGAGGAAAAGCGCCAGTCGGCTCCACCCACTTTCGAGCAGGTTGCGCCACAGATCCAGAACCAGCTGCTGATGCGCTCCTTCTCCGAAAAGGTGGATGCGCTGATGGCCGGCGTCGAGATCAATATCGAGGATGCCGAGCTCAAGGCCAAGTTCGATGCCCAGGAGGCGGCCGAGGCTGGTGCCGCTGCAGAAGTGGACGCGGCTGGCGAACCCGCTGCCCAGTAA
- a CDS encoding HlyC/CorC family transporter yields the protein MTVSLWLTSAGIIVLLAMSFFFSGSETALTAASRARMHQLARSGDKRAILVESLTREKERLIGAILLGNNVVNILASTLAASVLIALFGEAGIAYATIAMTAAVVIFSEVLPKTLALMRPDSFALAVAPVIRVVVVVFAPVTLAVQAIVNFILKRFGLDAAHVSAVSGHDEIRGTLDLLHSEGEVVKGDRDMMGGLLDLKDLAVSDVMVHRTQMTALDVRQPVDDLVRAVLESAYTRIPLYEGESDNIVGILHAKDVLRALMAANGDASQLDIARIMAKPWFIPQSTSVQVQLAAFLKRHSHMALVLDEYGVLEGLVTLEDIIEEIVGDISDEHDEPDDEAVFGIRKNADGSYEIDASIAIRDINRLLDWNLPDDHANTVAGIVITAAKLIPEPGHEVSAHGFRFLVLERERQRVSRVRIEPLA from the coding sequence ATGACCGTTTCCCTCTGGCTAACCTCCGCCGGTATCATTGTGCTGCTGGCCATGAGCTTTTTCTTTTCCGGTTCGGAAACAGCGCTGACGGCCGCGTCGCGAGCGCGCATGCATCAATTGGCGCGGAGCGGCGACAAGCGTGCCATTCTGGTCGAAAGCCTGACGCGGGAGAAGGAAAGGCTGATCGGTGCCATCCTCTTGGGCAACAATGTCGTCAATATTCTCGCCTCAACGCTGGCAGCCAGCGTCCTTATCGCGCTTTTCGGTGAGGCTGGCATCGCCTATGCAACCATTGCCATGACCGCGGCAGTGGTGATCTTTTCCGAGGTGCTGCCCAAAACACTGGCATTGATGCGGCCTGACAGTTTCGCACTGGCGGTGGCGCCGGTCATCAGGGTGGTGGTTGTGGTGTTCGCGCCGGTAACGCTGGCGGTGCAGGCGATCGTCAATTTCATCCTGAAACGCTTCGGGCTCGATGCGGCCCATGTCAGCGCCGTATCCGGGCACGATGAAATCCGCGGTACCCTCGACCTTCTCCACTCGGAAGGGGAAGTGGTCAAAGGCGACCGTGACATGATGGGCGGGTTGCTCGATCTCAAGGATCTGGCGGTGAGCGATGTCATGGTGCACCGCACACAAATGACTGCGCTCGACGTGCGCCAGCCCGTCGACGACCTGGTTCGCGCCGTTCTTGAAAGCGCCTATACCCGGATCCCGCTCTATGAGGGCGAGAGCGACAATATCGTGGGCATCCTGCATGCCAAGGACGTTTTACGGGCCTTGATGGCCGCCAATGGCGATGCCAGCCAGCTCGATATTGCCCGGATCATGGCCAAGCCCTGGTTCATCCCGCAATCGACTTCAGTGCAGGTGCAACTGGCCGCTTTCCTGAAGCGCCATTCGCACATGGCGCTGGTGCTGGATGAATATGGCGTGCTCGAGGGGCTGGTGACCCTCGAGGACATCATTGAAGAAATTGTCGGCGATATTTCCGACGAACATGACGAGCCTGATGACGAGGCCGTGTTCGGTATCCGCAAGAACGCCGATGGCAGCTACGAGATCGACGCCAGCATCGCCATTCGCGATATCAATCGCCTGCTCGACTGGAACTTGCCCGATGACCACGCAAATACGGTGGCGGGCATCGTCATCACCGCGGCCAAGCTGATCCCCGAGCCCGGCCACGAAGTGAGCGCGCATGGTTTCCGTTTCCTGGTACTGGAACGGGAGCGTCAGAGGGTCTCGCGGGTCCGGATCGAGCCGCTGGCCTGA